A section of the Phycodurus eques isolate BA_2022a chromosome 4, UOR_Pequ_1.1, whole genome shotgun sequence genome encodes:
- the fbl gene encoding rRNA 2'-O-methyltransferase fibrillarin, with the protein MKPGFSPRGGGSRGGFGDRGGRGGFGGRGGFGGRGGFGDRGGRGGFGDRGGRGGFRGRGGFRSPEGGGFRGRGGGRGTPRGRGGRGGFGAGKRVLVEPHRHEGVFICRGKEDALVTKNMVVGESVYGEKRMSVEEGETKIEYRAWNPFRSKLAAAILGGVDQIHIKPGAKVMYLGAASGTTVSHVSDIVGPEGLVYAVEFSHRSGRDLLNVAKKRTNIIPIIEDARHPHKYRMLVGMVDVIFADVAQPDQTRIVALNAHNFLKNGGHFVISIKANCIDSTAAPEAVFASEVKKMTSENMKPQEQLTLEPYERDHAVVVGIYRPPPKQKK; encoded by the exons ATGAAGCCAG GGTTCAGTCCCCGAGGTGGTGGGAGCAGAGGAGGATTCGGTGACCGAGGAGGACGGGGAGGATtcggaggacgaggaggattcggaggacgaggaggattCGGTGACCgcggaggacgaggaggattCGGTGACCGAGGAGGCCGTGGAGGATTCAGAGGAAGAG GTGGATTCAGATCTCCAGAGGGCGGAGGATTCAGGGGCCGGGGAGGAGGCAGAGGTACCCCAAGAGGAAGGGGTGGCCGAGGAGGTTTTGGAGCAGGAAAGAGAGTCTTGGTGGAACCACACAGACATGAAG GAGTGTTCATCTGCAGGGGGAAGGAGGATGCTCTGGTGACCAAGAACATGGTTGTTGGAGAATCTGTATATGGAGAGAAGAGGATGAGTGTGGAG GAGGGAGAGACCAAGATTGAATACAGAGCATGGAATCCATTCCGTTCTAAGCTGGCAGCAGCAATCTTGGGAGGAGTTGACCAGATCCATATCAAACCTGGAGCGAAGGTCATGTACCTGGGGGCTGCCTCTGGTACAACAGTGTCTCATGTCTCTGACATTGTTGGCCCG GAAGGGCTGGTGTATGCTGTAGAGTTTTCTCACAGATCAGGTCGTGATCTTCTTAATGTGGCAAAGAAACGGACCAACATCATTCCGATCATTGAAGATGCTCGTCACCCACACAAATACAGAATGTTGGTGG GCATGGTGGATGTAATTTTCGCTGATGTAGCCCAGCCGGACCAGACTAGGATTGTTGCTTTGAATGCTCACAACTTTCTGAAGAATGGAGGACACTTTGTTATCTCCATTAAG GCTAACTGTATAGACTCAACAGCTGCCCCAGAGGCTGTGTTTGCCTCAGAAGTGAAGAAGATGACTTCAGAGAATATGAAACCACAGGAACAGCTCACACTGGAGCCCTATGAAAGAGACCATGCTGTGGTGGTGGGCATCTACAG